A section of the Triticum dicoccoides isolate Atlit2015 ecotype Zavitan chromosome 7A, WEW_v2.0, whole genome shotgun sequence genome encodes:
- the LOC119331865 gene encoding protein RETICULATA-RELATED 1, chloroplastic-like, whose translation MASAASLAVSHHLLPAAPARSQPRPPARLVRLPRTRLRVAAISSSPSPPSRRDRAAAGLERCLAATPAPAFAPPEMKGGRQRGSFGAATLQKAKLDLSQKRLKGVQPELATGGGGGDNGKRIGYGGGNSGDDDGDDDDYFEDSDDGDEESGFFRRRIIIQELFKREFVDAVLQEWYKTMSNLPAGLRQAHEMGLVSSSQMVKYLSMFGRPTKARYFSRAFPDFFSRDLVGRMLADPSFLHKMTFELLATVSTSVCWEMKNRKERFQEEWDLVFLNVVTATVCNLAVFSSLAPCRSYMIQKLPNNIFEKSYPFMRQFGLLRRTQSLFSKAAELCLGGLIVGSIQGGLSNILSAGRERRLSMTVPSISNNALSYGAYYGLYANLRYQILCGLDRSMANHFDVLGVTIFFGTAMRLLNIQIGELSRRAWLGEGADLLNSDNLLRTYNGPAAELGINQQAEWFMSKNAIVSGLELLGIKYGAPKDASPKLRRKRIVRKK comes from the exons ATGgcctccgccgcctccctcgccgtctcCCACCACCTCCTCCCCGCCGCGCCCGCCCGCTCGCAGCCCCGTCCGCCCGCCCGCCTCGTCCGCCTCCCCCGCACCCGCCTCCGGGTCGCCGCCATCTCCTCGTCCCCCTCGCCCCCCTCGCGGCGCGACCGCGCCGCGGCCGGCCTCGAGCGGTGCCTGGCCGCGACTCCGGCGCCGGCCTTCGCCCCGCCGGAGATGAAGGGCGGGAGGCAGCGCGGGTCGTTCGGGGCCGCCACGCTCCAGAAGGCCAAGCTCGACCTCTCCCAAAAGAGGCTCAAAGGCGTCCAGCCCGAG CtggcaactggtggtggtggtggagacaaTGGGAAACGAATTGGCTATGGTGGTGGTAATagtggagatgatgatggtgatgatgatgattactTTGAAGACTCTGACGATGGAGATGAAGAAAGTGGATTTTTCAGAAGGCGTATAATTATACAAGAG CTTTTTAAGAGGGAGTTTGTTGATGCCGTTCTTCAAGAGTGgtacaaaacaatgagtaatttgCCAGCTGGTTTGCGTCAAGCTCATGAGATG GGTTTGGTCAGCTCTTCTCAGATGGTCAAATATTTGTCAATGTTTGGAAGGCCCACAAAGGCTAGATATTTCTCTCGAGCCTTTCCGGACTTCTTCTCAAGAGACCTTGTTGGAAG AATGCTTGCAGATCCATCTTTCCTGCATAAGATGACCTTTGAGTTGCTAGCTACCGTTAGTACATCTGTTTGTTGGGAGATGAAAAATCGCAAGGAGAG GTTCCAAGAAGAATGGGATTTGGTGTTTCTCAATGTAGTTACTGCCACAGTTTGCAATTTAGCTGTTTTCAGTTCACTTGCGCCATGCCGCTCATATATGATCCAGAAACTTCCCAATAACATATTTGAGAAGAGCTATCCTTTCATGAGACAGTTTGGTCTTCTAAGAAGAACCCAGTCCCTCTTCAGCAAGGCTGCTGAGCTTTGCCTAGGTGGGCTAATTGTTGGCTCCATTCAAGGTGGTCTATCGAATATCCTTTCTGCTGGAAGAGAAAGACG GTTGTCGATGACTGTTCCTTCTATCAGCAACAATGCTCTTAGTTATGGAGCTTATTATGGGCTTTATGCAAATCTGCGGTATCAAATTTTATGTggtcttgatagatcaatggcaaaCCATTTTGATGTCCTTGGTGTTACAATCTTTTTCGGCACAGCGATGAG GTTGCTGAATATTCAAATTGGGGAGCTATCGAGACGTGCCTGGCTTGGTGAGGGAGCAGATCTGCTTAACTCGGATAATTTGTTGAGAACATACAATGGCCCAGCAGCAGAGCTTGGCATCAATCAACAGGCAGAGTGGTTCATGTCCAAGAATGCAATTGTATCTGGCTTAGAACTTCTAGGCATCAAGTATGGTGCACCTAAAGATGCCTCTCCAAAGCTTCGGCGAAAAAGAATTGTCCGAAAGAAGTAG